GTTTCTGACCCGGTCGGCCTGGGGATAGTCGCGTTCGGTGTATCCCTTGCGGCCTCTGTAGTCCGCTTCACAGGCAGTCAGGAAATCCTCCAGCCTTTGTGGCCGGCGCCAGGCATCGGTTGCTTCGATCAATTTCAGTAGCGTCGCGGGCCTCAATTCCATGGCTCGATGACAATGCCCGTGCCACTGCGCGACCAGCCGGGCCAGTCCCTGGTATGCATTCGGTATTCGCAGGCGGGCACTCATTTCCAGTATCAGTTCCACGCTACGTTTTTCATGGCCGATGTGTCTTGGCAGCTCGTCCTTCGGCGTCGTGCCTTTGCCAAGGTCGTGGACCAGGACAGCGAAGCGAACGACCGGATCATCGCTTAGCCTGGCCGCAAGCTGCAGCGCCATCATCATATGCACGCCACAATCAATTTCCGGGTGCCATTTTGGATTTTGGGGAACGCCAAACAGCGCTTCCAGTTCGGGGAACAAGACCACCAGCGCACCGCAATCCCGCAGGACCTGGAAAAAAACCTGTGGGCGCGGTTCCTGCAAAGCGGTTTGCGTTTCCTGCCATATCCGCTCTGCCACCAGTGAATCGGCCTCGCCGTCGGCGACCATGCCGCGCATCAGTTCCATGGTCTCTTCAGCGACCGTGAAGCCGGAATCCGCGAAGCGAGCTGCGAAGCGCGCAACCCGCAACAGGCGAACCGGGTCTTCCTTGAATGCAGAAGAAACATGCCGAAGTTTCTTTTTTTCCAGGTCTTCGCGTCCGCCACAGGGATCGATCAATTCTCCCTCGCTATCGACCGCCATCGCATTGATGGTCAGGTCCCTGCGCTGCAAATCCTGCACCAGAGTCACATCGGGTGACGCGTGAACCGCGAATCCCTTGTACCCTGGCGCGGTTTTTTTTTCCGTTCTGGCCAGCGCGTATTCTTCACCGGTTTCGGGGTGAATAAAAACGGGGAAATCCCTGCCGACCTGGCGATACCCGAGGCGAAGCATTTCCTCTGGAGTCGCCGCAGTGACAACCCAGTCTTTTTCCCGGACCGGCAGCCCGAGACAGCGATCACGGACTGCCCCACCGACCAGATATATTTCCATGCGGGAATATTAACCGAATGTCCGCCTGTCGTTCGGCTGCAGTACAATGTCACATGCATCGTTCGGTGCGCGGGACGACACTGGCCAGGGAGAGATATGCGAAAAAGACGGGCCGGAAATTGGTTTTTTAGGTCGCCGGTGCGCCCGCAACGTCTTTTCCCCATGCTCGTGATTTGCCTGGTTCTGGTTGGCATCAACGGTTGCAGCCTGACTTACTACGCGCAGGCTATCGGCGGGCAGATGCGGGTTCTAGGCCAGAGGGAGTCCATCGACAAGTTGCTTCGCGACCCCGATACCGATGCGGAATTGAAGGAACGGCTTCGGCGAGTGCAGGAAATCAGGAATTTTGCCAGCGATACCCTGGGGCTGCCGGAAAATGGCAGCTATCGTTATTACGCAGATTTGCAAAGACCCTTCGCGGTATGGAATGTATTCGCCGCACCCGAGTTTTCGATCGAGCCGGTGGATTCTTGCTTCCTGATTATCGGTTGCGTCGCCTATCGCGGGTACTTCAAGGAGGCCGGCGCGCAGCGTTACGCACGGCGGATGGCGAAAAAAGGCAACGATGTTTACGTTGCCGGGATCACAGCTTACTCAACGCTGGGTCGTTTTAACGACCCCGTTTTCAACACCATGATTTATTGGGACGACTGGCAACTGGCCGGCGTGATTTTTCATGAATTGGCTCATCAGTGGCTGTACGTCAAAAGCGATTCGAAGTTCAGCGAGGCGTTTGCCACGGTTGTCGAGGAATACGCCGTCACCAAATGGCTG
This portion of the Pseudomonadota bacterium genome encodes:
- a CDS encoding multifunctional CCA addition/repair protein; this encodes MEIYLVGGAVRDRCLGLPVREKDWVVTAATPEEMLRLGYRQVGRDFPVFIHPETGEEYALARTEKKTAPGYKGFAVHASPDVTLVQDLQRRDLTINAMAVDSEGELIDPCGGREDLEKKKLRHVSSAFKEDPVRLLRVARFAARFADSGFTVAEETMELMRGMVADGEADSLVAERIWQETQTALQEPRPQVFFQVLRDCGALVVLFPELEALFGVPQNPKWHPEIDCGVHMMMALQLAARLSDDPVVRFAVLVHDLGKGTTPKDELPRHIGHEKRSVELILEMSARLRIPNAYQGLARLVAQWHGHCHRAMELRPATLLKLIEATDAWRRPQRLEDFLTACEADYRGRKGYTERDYPQADRVRNMAQLSGGIAAESLDLDGLKGEEIGARLSAARCRAIADALKKQAGGGPGNANNNGGH
- a CDS encoding aminopeptidase, which translates into the protein MRKRRAGNWFFRSPVRPQRLFPMLVICLVLVGINGCSLTYYAQAIGGQMRVLGQRESIDKLLRDPDTDAELKERLRRVQEIRNFASDTLGLPENGSYRYYADLQRPFAVWNVFAAPEFSIEPVDSCFLIIGCVAYRGYFKEAGAQRYARRMAKKGNDVYVAGITAYSTLGRFNDPVFNTMIYWDDWQLAGVIFHELAHQWLYVKSDSKFSEAFATVVEEYAVTKWLRSRQSSNDIADYNDRHVSRAIFARITGAARASLKILYAADDSEEQKRQGKRRIFFELKEEFHQLSNEHPDFENFAAFFDQDLNNAHLVSVATYYDLLPDLRCLLHRAAADRLDVFLALATELAAVKDKESRRQRLRAHCQRPAVRRAKSRLSLVIAGPSQRGISLEK